GGCCTCGAGACGAGTATGCCGGCGAGACGGGCCGGGCGCGAACGCTGCTCCCTGCCGCCGGGATCGGTGCCGGCGGCCGTCGCGTCCCGCATGAAGGCTTCGAGGCGCGCGTCGGCGTCGATCGGATCCGAGCCCGCCGCCGCTTCCCCGGCCATGAAGCTCCGGTAGAGCAGGAGCATGCTCGAACAGCGCGGGCACTCCTCGAGGTGCCGCCGACGCGGCGAATCGGGCGGGAGCGCCAGGACCTCTTCTATCGATTCCGGGTCGATACATTTCATGGCGATTATCCCTTGTTCATGGCGGCGCGCAACTTGCGCCTGGATGTCTGCAAGACACCCCGGGCGCCCGAAGCCGATTCGATGCCGAGCAGCTCGGTGATCTCGTCGACCGGCACCTTCTCGAAACACCGCAGCCAGACGGCCCGCTGCTCGAGGGGATCAAGCGTCTTCCTGATCAGCTCGAGCATCCTCTCCTCGTCCTCCCGTTCCTCGACGTCCCGGTCGGGCAGGATCCAGCCGCCGGGCAGCGACTCCGGGTCGGCTTCGCTGCAGTCCCACAGCCTGACCGATCGGAGCGCATTGAGGCACCGGTTGCGCGCGATCGTGAACAGCCAGCAGGAGAACTCCGAAGTGTGCCGGTACCTGCCGATGGCCTCGTAGGCCTTCAGCAGGACTTCCTGGCTCATGTCGAGCGCGCGTTCGTGCTCGCCGACGTAGCGGTAGCACATCAGGTAGACCCGCCGCCTGTACCGGCCGAAAAGCGCCTCCGCCGCCGACCTGCCCGCCTCGGAGTCCGGGCCCTCCTGTATCATCAGGATCAGGTCTTCGTCGGTACGCGCGTCCGGCTCTCTCTTGTTGTTAAACACCTGCATGGCAAAGAAATCACACCTGGCCGCCGGATTCTCTTCTCGAGGCATCGAGTTTGAACCATACAAGCACGATCACCGACAGCATGAAAAGGATTACCGTGAGAACCGGGACCGGAAGACGGGGATCGGAAGGGCGGATATCCACCGCGAGCGAGCCGTCGCCGACCACGACGAATCCCGCCCAGTAGAAGGGATGACTCGTGCGGGGATCGCTTCGTATCTCTTTCTTCGCGAAGGTGAGGGCGATGGAGACCGGACTGCCGGCGGCGAGTCCCCGGTAGAACGCCGACATGAGCGTCGCCGTGACGTCGTCGTCGACGGGCCATGAGGTCGACACCACGACGGGTACACCCGCGCTGAGGAAGGCCGAGGTCAGGCCCAGCACCCCTTCACCGCTGCTGGCGCGTCCGAGGGCCGATTCGCATCCCGACAAAACGGCGAGCTTCGCCGGTATGGTGCGGGCGGCGATGTCCTTCGCCCGCAGGTAGGGATCGACGGGCACGCCTGCGCCTTCGCCGCTGCCGACGCCCGTGCCGGACGGCCCCGCCGCTTCCCGCGGCCCCGCCCCGAGCAGTATCCCGGAGAACCATGGTTTCTCGTTATTCGCCACGAAATGGGCCGCGACGTGAAAGACCTCGAATCCGTCCGTGCCCGCTCCAAGCGAATCCAGATCCGGTTTCCCCTCCCGTATCGTGACGCCTTCGAGCATCCGGGCGATGGTCGAAACCTCTTTCGCCGCCCCCTTCATCCCGGCGTCTCCAGCCGGCAGCAGCGCGACGATGCCGCCCGCAGACGCGCGGTCCCCCCGGCCGGCGGGACGGTCGCGAAGGAGAGCCAGGACCGTGGCGGACGGCAGGTACTCGATCTCGTACGCATCCATCAGCAGGCGGGCGCGATCGGGTCCGGGCGCCGGCAGGACGCCGAAGGGGACGGCGCTGAGGTACGAGTCGGGAGAGATCAGTATCCGTTTCGCCGAGTGCACCATGTTGTCCACCTCGCCGAGGAGGAGGCGAGAGACGGACGCGCCGATGCGGGCCGTCTCTTCCGCGGATATATCGACGCCGCCATCGGATCCGGGCGGTCTGTCAAGCCCTTCCAGAAAGAATGATATCTTTTCGGCGAGACCCGAATCGCGTCCGGGCAATTCGACGAGCCGGAACGAGCGGGAATCGACGGCGAAGAGGAAGGTGACCGAATCGCCGACCGCGAAATCGACGAAGAGATCCCCCGGCTGCAGGACCTCTTCCATGAGGGCGGACAGCCGTATCGTCTGGACCGGCCCTGCCTCCTCATTCTCGGTGCGGCGCTGTCCGCGCGCCGTCATCCGCTCGGCGAGCGTGCGGGCCTTGAACCGCTGCAGCAGGTCGAAGAGGGCGGCGGCCCGTGTCTCGAACGAGTCCTCCGGCGGGTATTCGAGCAGCACGCGGCCGACGTCGACGAGGTCGCGGATCCGGCCGTGCGCTTCCCGCCACTCGAGGGCGCCCGTGCTCAGCCTGAAGTCCTCGAGCGTGTCCACGGAGCGGAGATACCAGTCGCGCGACTCGCGCGGGTCACCGGTCGCCCTGTAGGCGGCGCACAGCTCGAGGGATGTCAAAAAGCGGTCCTCGAGCGACCCGGTGCGCCGTGCCGCGTCCACCGCCGCCAGGGCCCGTGCGAGGGCCTCCTCGTTTCTGCCCAGCCGGCGGAGGCACCGCGAGAGATATTGCCCCATGCCCGGTTCGAACTCGGCGAGCATTCCGTTGTCGAGCGCGTCGACCAGGACGGCGGCCGCGGAATCGGCCTTTCCGCTCGATGCCAGCGCGCGGGCGAGACCGTATGCGGCATCGTCGCGCTGCTTGCGGCTGAGCCCCTCCCCGAGGGCGAGCGCCCGTCGATAGATGCGGGCCGATTCATTGGTCCGGCCCTGGGAAAGCCGGACCTGACCCAGCGTGCAGAGGACCATGCCGGCGAGGTCCCGGTACCCTCGCGTCTCGCATCTCTCCAGCGCTTCCAGCAGTATCGCCGCCGCGTCGCTGTACTGGCCGAGGTAGGACTTGGCCAGGGCGACATTGGTGGCGGGGACGATCGCCCCACGCCCGTCGCCGATGGAGAGGTTCAACTCGTAGGCGCGCTGCAAGTACTGGGCGGCGACGGCCATGTCGCCGTAATGGTATTCGAGGTTGCCCAGGTTGTTGAGGGCTTCGGACCGGCGCGCCGTGTCGTCGATCTCGATGCTCGTCTCCAGGACCCGCCGGTAGACGTCGCGGGCCGCGTCCGGGCGCTTGCGCGCGTTGAGGGCCCGTCCGAGACCGACCAGGGCGATCAGCTGTTCGTGTGTCCGGCCGCCGCGCTCGAACACCCCGGCTGCCCTGGCATACTCGGATTCTGCTTCCTCGAACCGGCCCGTCTTGAGGTAGACGTATCCGAGGCCGGTCCTCGCCCACGCTTCCCCGGCGAGGTCGCCGGAGCGCACGCACAGGGCCAGCCGTTTCCCGTTGAGCTCGACGCTCTCCTCGTACCTGCCGAGGAAGGCGGTCGCGATGCTCTTGAATCCGAGGGCGTCCGACCAGCCCGCCGTGTCGCCCGCGGCCTCGGCCGTCAGGCGGGCGGCCTCGAGGGTCGCTTCGGCCCTGCGAGCATCCCATGCGAGCTCCATCCGTCCCTGCAGGACGAGCAGATGGACGACAGCCGCCGAATCGCCCGAAGATCTTGCCGTTTCCAGCATCCCCGGTATCGCCGCGGCGACCGTATCGTACCGACCCGCAGCGAAGAGGCTGTCGACGGCCGGCAGCGACAATCCGGGCGGTCGCGCGGCAGCCTCCGCCGCCGCCGTGCCGAGGGTGACAAACGCGAGGAGGAAGCACAGCAGCAAATGGCATATCTTCAAGCCGCTCATAAATATAGGGTATCATACGAAAACGCGGTCTTCAAGCGGAACAATTCCTGACCGCGGGTTGTGAAGACGAGGACCATGACCACCGATATGTCGAGGACGATTTGGATCAATCGCCGCCAGCACCGCAGACGATTCCACGACCCAACCAAAGCGGGCATGGTCGCGTTATTGATTGTCAGGGAAGAAGTTAAATGGTACGCCGCCAGGGAATCGAACCCCGAACCTACTGATTAAGAGTCAGTTGCTCTGCCAGTTGAGCTAGCGGCGCACCACGTGCTCGAGTCTGCTTTTGGAGGCCTTAATGTATAGCCTCCTGCGGAATTATGCAAGAAAAATAAGGCCGCGCGGCTACTCCCCCACGGGGAAGGCGCGCCGGCCCCGCAGG
Above is a genomic segment from Candidatus Krumholzibacteriota bacterium containing:
- a CDS encoding tetratricopeptide repeat protein; the encoded protein is MLLCFLLAFVTLGTAAAEAAARPPGLSLPAVDSLFAAGRYDTVAAAIPGMLETARSSGDSAAVVHLLVLQGRMELAWDARRAEATLEAARLTAEAAGDTAGWSDALGFKSIATAFLGRYEESVELNGKRLALCVRSGDLAGEAWARTGLGYVYLKTGRFEEAESEYARAAGVFERGGRTHEQLIALVGLGRALNARKRPDAARDVYRRVLETSIEIDDTARRSEALNNLGNLEYHYGDMAVAAQYLQRAYELNLSIGDGRGAIVPATNVALAKSYLGQYSDAAAILLEALERCETRGYRDLAGMVLCTLGQVRLSQGRTNESARIYRRALALGEGLSRKQRDDAAYGLARALASSGKADSAAAVLVDALDNGMLAEFEPGMGQYLSRCLRRLGRNEEALARALAAVDAARRTGSLEDRFLTSLELCAAYRATGDPRESRDWYLRSVDTLEDFRLSTGALEWREAHGRIRDLVDVGRVLLEYPPEDSFETRAAALFDLLQRFKARTLAERMTARGQRRTENEEAGPVQTIRLSALMEEVLQPGDLFVDFAVGDSVTFLFAVDSRSFRLVELPGRDSGLAEKISFFLEGLDRPPGSDGGVDISAEETARIGASVSRLLLGEVDNMVHSAKRILISPDSYLSAVPFGVLPAPGPDRARLLMDAYEIEYLPSATVLALLRDRPAGRGDRASAGGIVALLPAGDAGMKGAAKEVSTIARMLEGVTIREGKPDLDSLGAGTDGFEVFHVAAHFVANNEKPWFSGILLGAGPREAAGPSGTGVGSGEGAGVPVDPYLRAKDIAARTIPAKLAVLSGCESALGRASSGEGVLGLTSAFLSAGVPVVVSTSWPVDDDVTATLMSAFYRGLAAGSPVSIALTFAKKEIRSDPRTSHPFYWAGFVVVGDGSLAVDIRPSDPRLPVPVLTVILFMLSVIVLVWFKLDASRRESGGQV
- a CDS encoding sigma-70 family RNA polymerase sigma factor translates to MIQEGPDSEAGRSAAEALFGRYRRRVYLMCYRYVGEHERALDMSQEVLLKAYEAIGRYRHTSEFSCWLFTIARNRCLNALRSVRLWDCSEADPESLPGGWILPDRDVEEREDEERMLELIRKTLDPLEQRAVWLRCFEKVPVDEITELLGIESASGARGVLQTSRRKLRAAMNKG